The DNA region CCCACAGGGAGGCGATGCCTGTGGGGAGGTCACTACAGCTCTATACCTGACACCGGAGGATCTTACCTTGCCAGCGCGTCTGGAGAGATTGTTGACTCTAGCTGTGGGGTTGGATCCTGATCCCAGCACGCCCAATCCTTTCAAGTAGGAGGTATAGTCATGAAGGCGCTTAGAATCTGGACAGCATTGCTACTGGTGCTAGTCATGGCAGTGCCAGCACAGGCCAAAGAGCATAAAGACAACTACGTAAACATCACCTTCGAGCTTACCATCTACGGCGATGCCCAGAAAGATTCAGCCTTCTGGATAGGATGGGACTACGTGCGCCCACTAGGTATTACTCCCTGGCCCTACGGCCTGTGTGGCGATAATGTACAATCTTTCCCAGTCCGACCCTGTAAGGGACATGGGACCACCTATCGATACAAGACCGAAATCCCAAGGGGCAGAACGATAATTTTCGGCTTCTGGAGGGCTCGAAAAGGTAATTTGAACGATAGCTTTGGAGCTTTCTTCAGCAAGACGATGCGATTAACGCATGATACCAGGGTCAGGGCCTGGTACAGGTTCCCCGAGGCGCATGAAGAGTTCATGCCCAAGATGCCCCAAACAGGCGCCGGAGGCATGGCAGGCAGGTAGTTGAGCTTGCAGGGTGCAGCACAAGAGGTAGGGTGTTGTCCCTGTACCATGATACCTACGGGGGGATATCCTGCTGCAGGATCCTCAAACATTTCTACATCTTCTCACATCCTCAAACACATACGGAAGTATTACCCTGTGGTAGTGTCGTGGGGTGCGACACGAGGAGTAAGAGCCGTGGCTGAACATAGCGCTACCATAAGAGGAGCCGCACCGCCTAGTGCGGTGTAGGGCTTCCTGATGGCCCTCACACGCAGACAGAGACAAGTGCTGAGCCTGGTGGCCCAGGGGCTGACGGACAAAGAGATCGCCAAGCGCTTAGGGATAAGTACCCATACCGTCTACAACCACATGAGCTCCATCCGCAGAACCCTAGGTGGAGGCACCAGGGTGGAGCTGGTCCAGGCCGCGGGCGAGGCTCTGCCAGTGGCTGAGATCAGGGTGGAAGGGATTACGCCCATCGCGCTAGTGCGCCAGCAACCAGACGGAGAGGAGACCATAGTGGCTTTGGGGGTAGTGCTGCCCTCCGGCAGGGTGGTCATCGAGTGGGAGGAGCATCCCAAGGGGCTGAGCATCTACGACTCTCTCCAGGCCATGCTAGAGGTACACGGCAGGCGTGAGCATACCAGGGTGGCCATCGGATCTAGTTAGGGGGCGGAAGCAGGAGGTCGGATCTTACCCATCCAGTAAATCGCCCATAGCGCACGCCGTACCAGTAGTAGCCGTCTATGCCCAGCACCGTTCTCGGCGAGGCCAACACGAGCTTCCTGTTCGGTATCAGGGTGATCACCGGCGCCTGCATCGAGGGCTTCGCCCGCAGATTGGCCCCAGCGTACCCCTGCGGAGAGGCATCCACCAGCATCCGCCTGGAGGGGGGCCCTCCTGGGACGTCCCGCACCAACAGGTCGCTCCTTATCCAGCCCTTCAGATTGCCGTAGCGCACCTTGTACCACCTATCGCCATCGGGGCCAGGGATCTTGTTGCTGAGTACCGAGACCGCCTCACCGTTGGGGATCAGCATCAGCAGCTTGGACCTGGTCGTAGGCTCCAGCCTGAGGTTCGCTCCCACGTAGCCCCCAGAGGTCCCGTCCACGTACATCATAGTCGCTGGCACGGGCCTGCTCTGCACGTTCTCTCCAGAGTAGTCGTACGGCAGGCGTGCTCCTGGAGTGGGACAGGCTCCTTTGTCCCATATACCCACCCTGTTCTCGCGCGCCCCATCCATGGCGGCTTGCAGCTCCTGACCAAAGGTCAGCATGCTGCTGCCCTCATCCTTGACACGCGCGTAGCCATGGCTGAGCATCCACACGTTCACCATCTCCCCCCTAGAGTTCCACACGTAGGCCATCATCTCTCCTAAGCTGTCGCGCACTCCCAGGGACGAGTCGGTCTCAAGCTTGACCTCCTCGCCTGCTGCGCTCCGGAGGGCCTCCTGCGCCTTGTCGCCATAGCACTGGTCGGGAGATGGCGCCTGCACCCCTATCAGATGCACCACTTCCACCCGGCCATCAACCCGCACACGGAGGGCATCTCCCTTCAGCACATCGACCACTGGATAGTACTTCCCGCTGGGTGCTGGCGTCTGCGTGGCAAGCGCAGAGGCCTCGATCAGGCCAGCACTCGCTGTGGCAGCCCTCTGAGGTCGATCCCTTGAAGCCTGCTCCCCACGGCCTATGGAGCAGGCCACCAGTAGGATCGAGAGGCACAGCCACCACACCCACCAGCACTTGCCGGGGGCGCATCCACGATCACTGTGAACAGTGTGATACGGTTGTTGGCGTCGATCTAAGTTCATGCTACACTTCTACTGTTGTTGCTATTGTACACGCACAAAGCGCCAACAGACACATTTTATGTAGACTGACCACATTGCTATGCGATAAGTTCCCATAAGGAAGGAGGGCCATGGACAGACGCTTCTTGCTCGCCGGCGGCGCTATCCTCCTGTTCTCATGCCTCTGCCTACTGGTAGGCATTGTGATAGGCTTAATGCTGACACCGACATCTGAACAGGCTAAACAGGTCACAAGCAGGACAGCGGTCGTTGGCGTAGCAACGCACTCAACACCCT from Thermobaculum terrenum ATCC BAA-798 includes:
- a CDS encoding helix-turn-helix domain-containing protein, encoding MALTRRQRQVLSLVAQGLTDKEIAKRLGISTHTVYNHMSSIRRTLGGGTRVELVQAAGEALPVAEIRVEGITPIALVRQQPDGEETIVALGVVLPSGRVVIEWEEHPKGLSIYDSLQAMLEVHGRREHTRVAIGSS
- a CDS encoding SH3 domain-containing protein — encoded protein: MNLDRRQQPYHTVHSDRGCAPGKCWWVWWLCLSILLVACSIGRGEQASRDRPQRAATASAGLIEASALATQTPAPSGKYYPVVDVLKGDALRVRVDGRVEVVHLIGVQAPSPDQCYGDKAQEALRSAAGEEVKLETDSSLGVRDSLGEMMAYVWNSRGEMVNVWMLSHGYARVKDEGSSMLTFGQELQAAMDGARENRVGIWDKGACPTPGARLPYDYSGENVQSRPVPATMMYVDGTSGGYVGANLRLEPTTRSKLLMLIPNGEAVSVLSNKIPGPDGDRWYKVRYGNLKGWIRSDLLVRDVPGGPPSRRMLVDASPQGYAGANLRAKPSMQAPVITLIPNRKLVLASPRTVLGIDGYYWYGVRYGRFTGWVRSDLLLPPPN